One part of the Deltaproteobacteria bacterium genome encodes these proteins:
- the prmC gene encoding peptide chain release factor N(5)-glutamine methyltransferase, with amino-acid sequence MTKERWTVLKVIEWTQGYLRARAIPSPRLESELLLSHALGLDRVGLYLHHDMVLSPSELERFRELIKRRTRGEPLPYITGYKEFWSIPFRVDPSVLIPRPETEVLVEEALRIIGLEGWTDPLVLDLGTGCGAIAVSLAKSISSGRIVATDLSWEALALARENALAQGVSGRICFVQGDGLSFMKSTAGIFDQIVSNPPYVSHEEIESLQPEIRDFEPRHALDGGPDGLEFHRELLSQVPSRLKSGGWLIVEIGAGQGPKILESAEKASWTKRVRIIRDYAGRSRALVAQKR; translated from the coding sequence TTGACGAAAGAACGCTGGACCGTGCTGAAGGTCATCGAGTGGACCCAGGGATACCTGCGGGCAAGGGCGATTCCGAGTCCTCGGTTGGAGAGCGAGCTGCTTCTCTCCCATGCTTTGGGCCTCGACCGTGTCGGTCTCTATCTCCACCATGACATGGTTCTCTCGCCGAGCGAGTTGGAACGTTTTCGTGAATTGATCAAGAGGAGGACCCGAGGCGAGCCGCTGCCTTACATCACCGGTTACAAGGAGTTCTGGTCGATCCCTTTCAGGGTCGATCCCTCTGTGCTCATCCCTCGCCCGGAGACGGAGGTCCTGGTGGAGGAGGCCCTGAGGATCATCGGTTTGGAGGGATGGACCGATCCACTTGTCCTCGACTTGGGAACCGGATGCGGGGCGATTGCCGTCTCCCTGGCAAAGTCGATCTCCTCGGGCCGGATCGTTGCTACGGATCTGTCGTGGGAAGCCCTTGCTCTGGCCAGGGAAAACGCACTTGCCCAGGGTGTTTCCGGCAGGATATGTTTTGTTCAGGGGGACGGTCTCTCTTTCATGAAGTCGACGGCTGGAATCTTCGATCAGATCGTCTCCAACCCCCCATATGTCAGTCACGAAGAGATCGAGAGCCTTCAACCTGAGATCCGGGACTTTGAGCCGAGGCATGCCCTGGACGGGGGCCCGGACGGTCTCGAATTCCACCGGGAGCTCCTCAGCCAAGTTCCTTCAAGACTTAAGAGCGGGGGGTGGCTGATAGTCGAGATTGGCGCGGGTCAGGGGCCGAAGATCCTTGAGTCGGCCGAGAAGGCTTCGTGGACGAAACGGGTGAGGATAATTCGGGACTATGCTGGGAGAAGCCGGGCATTGGTCGCCCAGAAGAGATAG
- a CDS encoding phosphatidylglycerophosphatase A, protein MKSSWFRHAVVILSTGLYVGFCPVAPGTAGTLLAVPLFLVLSRLSPLSYGITVLAFLFAAAWISGAGEVVFGEKDSGRIVIDEIGGFLVTMGFIPPLPFYVASGFLLFRLLDVTKPFPIRRLEKLEYGCGVVADDVMAGIYSAGVLHGLFLFWGNRPPLLP, encoded by the coding sequence CTGAAGAGCTCATGGTTCCGCCATGCGGTCGTGATCCTCTCTACCGGCCTCTACGTGGGGTTTTGCCCCGTTGCACCAGGCACGGCCGGAACCCTCCTGGCCGTGCCTCTTTTTCTTGTGCTCTCCAGGCTGTCGCCCCTTTCGTATGGAATCACCGTGTTGGCCTTTCTGTTTGCGGCTGCCTGGATCTCAGGGGCCGGGGAGGTTGTGTTCGGAGAAAAGGACAGCGGTCGTATCGTCATAGACGAGATCGGCGGCTTCCTGGTGACCATGGGCTTCATTCCTCCTCTGCCTTTCTACGTGGCTTCGGGCTTCCTCCTCTTCCGCTTGCTGGACGTTACAAAACCCTTTCCCATCAGGAGGCTCGAGAAGCTCGAGTACGGCTGCGGGGTGGTGGCCGACGACGTGATGGCAGGGATCTATAGCGCCGGTGTGCTTCACGGTTTGTTCCTCTTTTGGGGGAACAGACCTCCTCTGCTTCCGTGA
- the murA gene encoding UDP-N-acetylglucosamine 1-carboxyvinyltransferase: MEKIIIEGGNRLIGDVKISGSKNAALPLFAAAILCHSPTVYHNVPHLRDVVTIQRVLRNLGVQIENNPDGSVRIDSSALSGHEAPYELVKTMRASILVLGPLVARMGRAVVSLPGGCAIGARPVNLHLRGLEVLGAKIRLDHGYISAEAERLKGGHLCLDVPTVTGTENLMMAAALAEGTTVIENAAQEPEVAELARVLNKMGARISGAGTSTLRIDGVEGLEGTDHTIMADRIEAGTFMVAAGLTQGNLSLLNCPMPHLEAVVRKLGEAGLEIYQDGEAVRVVGTRRIRSVDVKTLPYPGFPTDMQAQTMVLMCLARGLSVICETVFENRFIHVSELRRMGADIKVNSNSAIVTGVKRLSGAEVMATDLRASASLVLAGLAAEGVTKVSRVYHLDRGYEDLEKKLLRLGARIKRVQEH; this comes from the coding sequence GTGGAGAAGATCATTATCGAGGGTGGAAACCGGCTCATCGGGGATGTGAAGATCAGCGGATCGAAAAACGCGGCCCTCCCACTGTTCGCTGCGGCCATTCTCTGTCACAGTCCGACCGTCTATCACAATGTTCCTCACCTGAGAGACGTAGTTACAATCCAGAGGGTGCTCCGTAATCTTGGGGTACAGATCGAGAATAATCCAGATGGATCGGTGCGCATCGACAGCTCGGCTCTTTCGGGACATGAAGCGCCTTACGAGCTTGTGAAGACCATGCGGGCGTCCATTCTCGTACTTGGCCCGCTTGTTGCGAGAATGGGAAGAGCGGTCGTTTCATTGCCGGGGGGGTGTGCCATAGGAGCCCGGCCTGTGAACCTCCATCTCCGGGGTCTGGAGGTGCTCGGGGCCAAGATCAGACTCGACCACGGGTACATATCCGCTGAAGCGGAGCGGCTCAAGGGCGGCCATCTCTGCCTCGATGTTCCGACCGTTACGGGGACCGAGAATCTCATGATGGCCGCTGCCCTGGCAGAGGGGACAACGGTCATAGAAAACGCGGCTCAGGAGCCGGAGGTGGCCGAACTTGCAAGGGTTCTGAACAAGATGGGTGCCAGAATCTCGGGTGCAGGGACAAGCACCCTTCGTATCGATGGTGTGGAAGGCCTCGAAGGGACGGATCATACGATCATGGCTGACAGGATCGAGGCAGGTACCTTCATGGTGGCGGCCGGTCTGACCCAGGGGAACCTCTCACTCCTCAACTGCCCGATGCCTCACCTGGAGGCGGTTGTCAGGAAGTTGGGAGAGGCGGGCCTTGAGATCTACCAGGATGGGGAGGCCGTACGGGTCGTGGGGACACGCCGGATCAGGAGCGTAGATGTGAAGACCCTGCCCTATCCTGGTTTTCCCACGGACATGCAGGCTCAAACAATGGTCCTCATGTGTCTGGCCCGGGGCCTCAGCGTGATCTGCGAGACGGTTTTCGAGAATCGTTTCATCCATGTCAGCGAGCTCAGACGGATGGGTGCGGACATCAAGGTCAATTCAAACAGTGCGATCGTGACGGGCGTGAAACGGTTAAGCGGAGCCGAGGTCATGGCGACCGATCTGCGGGCAAGCGCTTCCCTGGTACTTGCAGGTTTGGCTGCCGAAGGGGTGACGAAGGTCTCCAGGGTATACCATTTGGACCGCGGGTACGAGGATCTGGAGAAGAAGCTCCTAAGGCTGGGAGCCAGGATCAAGAGGGTCCAGGAACACTAG